From one Nocardioides scoriae genomic stretch:
- a CDS encoding ParA family protein, translating to MSPPQPPRAEPRDGERLAETLPFRARPTQPVEQPGDQPETLVDVAPEVAPDDVPEVVLGPTGRPMPEIPEPGPRSTTARARVISMCNQKGGVGKTTTTINLGASLAEFGRKVLLVDFDPQGSLSVGLGLNPHQMDLTIYNLLMQRDVALEEVVVPSGVPGMDLLPSNIDLSAAEVQLVHEVAREQTLSRVLAPALEQYDVILIDCQPSLGLLTVNALTASDGVIVPLECEYFALRGVALLKTTIDKVRERLNPRLHVDGVLGTMYDGRTLHGREVMERLVEAWGDTVFHTVIRRTVKFSDSTVAGEPITSYASSSPGAAAYRQLAKEVLDRCPDA from the coding sequence GTGAGTCCGCCCCAGCCGCCGCGGGCCGAGCCCCGGGACGGCGAGCGGCTGGCCGAGACGCTGCCGTTCCGCGCCCGGCCCACCCAGCCGGTCGAGCAGCCCGGCGACCAGCCCGAGACGCTCGTCGACGTGGCTCCCGAGGTCGCGCCGGACGACGTGCCCGAGGTCGTCCTCGGCCCCACCGGTCGCCCGATGCCCGAGATCCCCGAGCCGGGGCCGCGCAGCACCACGGCCCGGGCCCGCGTGATCTCGATGTGCAACCAGAAGGGTGGCGTCGGCAAGACCACCACCACGATCAACCTCGGCGCCTCGCTGGCGGAGTTCGGACGCAAGGTGCTGCTGGTCGACTTCGACCCGCAGGGCTCGCTCTCGGTCGGCCTGGGTCTCAACCCCCACCAGATGGACCTGACGATCTACAACCTGCTGATGCAGCGCGACGTCGCGCTCGAGGAGGTCGTGGTCCCGAGCGGCGTGCCCGGGATGGACCTGCTGCCCTCCAACATCGACCTCTCGGCCGCCGAGGTCCAGCTGGTCCACGAGGTCGCCCGCGAGCAGACCCTGAGCCGCGTGCTCGCCCCGGCGCTGGAGCAGTACGACGTCATCCTCATCGACTGCCAGCCCTCGCTGGGCCTGCTGACCGTCAACGCGCTCACGGCCTCCGACGGCGTCATCGTGCCGCTGGAGTGCGAGTACTTCGCCCTGCGCGGCGTCGCCCTCCTCAAGACCACCATCGACAAGGTGCGCGAGCGGCTCAACCCGCGGCTGCACGTCGACGGCGTCCTCGGCACGATGTACGACGGCCGCACCCTGCACGGCCGCGAGGTCATGGAGCGCCTGGTCGAGGCCTGGGGCGACACCGTCTTCCACACCGTGATCCGCCGCACGGTGAAGTTCTCCGACTCGACCGTCGCCGGCGAGCCGATCACCAGCTACGCCTCCAGCTCGCCCGGTGCCGCGGCGTACCGCCAGCTCGCCAAGGAGGTGCTCGACCGATGCCCCGACGCGTGA
- a CDS encoding site-specific tyrosine recombinase XerD — protein sequence MRTYLDHLVVERGLAPNSVSSYRRDLRRYLDHLDRLGISSLDAVSEQTISGFLMALREGDRDHQPLSASSAGRTVVAVRGFHKFALADGLATSDPSAGVRPPPPAKRLPKAISLGDVERILDAAGSAGTALALRDRALLEVLYGTGARISEAVGLDVDDLELESDDPAAHTVLLRGKGSKERVVPVGSYAREAVRAYLVRGRPDLLAATASGGRGAPAEKAGAMFLNARGGRLSRQSAWAVIVRAAERAGVSAEVSPHTLRHSFATHLLEGGADVRVVQELLGHASVTTTQVYTLVTVDSLREVYAASHPRAQG from the coding sequence GTGCGCACCTACCTCGACCACCTGGTCGTCGAGCGCGGCCTGGCCCCCAACTCGGTCAGCTCCTACCGCCGCGACCTGCGACGCTACCTCGACCACCTCGACCGGCTCGGCATCAGCTCGCTCGACGCCGTCAGCGAGCAGACCATCAGCGGGTTCCTCATGGCGCTGCGCGAGGGCGACCGCGACCACCAGCCGCTGAGCGCGAGCTCGGCGGGGCGCACGGTGGTGGCGGTCCGCGGCTTCCACAAGTTCGCCCTCGCCGACGGACTGGCCACGAGCGACCCGTCGGCCGGCGTACGACCCCCGCCGCCGGCGAAGCGGCTGCCGAAGGCGATCTCGCTGGGCGACGTCGAGCGCATCCTGGACGCGGCCGGATCGGCCGGGACCGCGCTGGCGCTGCGCGACCGGGCGCTGCTGGAGGTGCTCTACGGCACCGGCGCCCGGATCTCCGAGGCCGTCGGCCTCGACGTCGACGACCTCGAGCTGGAGTCGGACGACCCCGCGGCGCACACGGTGCTGCTGCGCGGCAAGGGCTCGAAGGAGCGGGTGGTGCCGGTCGGCAGCTACGCCCGCGAGGCGGTGCGCGCCTACCTGGTCCGCGGCCGACCGGACCTGCTGGCCGCGACGGCGAGCGGGGGCCGGGGCGCGCCCGCCGAGAAGGCCGGCGCGATGTTCCTCAACGCCCGCGGCGGCCGGCTCTCGCGGCAGAGCGCCTGGGCCGTGATCGTGCGCGCCGCCGAGCGCGCCGGCGTGAGCGCCGAGGTCTCGCCCCACACCCTGCGGCACTCGTTCGCGACCCACCTGCTCGAGGGCGGCGCCGACGTCCGCGTCGTCCAGGAGCTCCTCGGCCACGCCTCGGTGACCACCACCCAGGTCTACACGCTCGTCACCGTCGACAGCCTGCGCGAGGTGTACGCCGCCTCGCACCCCCGGGCGCAGGGATAG
- a CDS encoding dipeptidase, producing MSTRARVADLLRDHPVLDGHNDLLWAARELVGYDFDRLELTDSAACRGIGTHTDLPRLRQGGVGAQFWSVFVPATLAGDAAVVATLEQVDAAHTMIGRYADALALATTVEDVERAWRSGRVASLMGAEGGHQIGGSLGTLRMLHRLGVRYLTLTHNDNVPWADSATDEPVLGGLSDLGREVVAEMNRIGVLVDLSHTSADTMRDALDTTTQPVVFSHSSARAVTDHPRNVPDDVLGRLSGNGGLCMVTFVPHFVNQGVRDWDAEMQEALAPHGYAAYSPEEEALESRWAEEHPPPRASVADVVAHLEHVREVAGIEHVGLGGDYDGVGMLPDGLEDVTGYPVLLEALAERGWSDSDLAALTSRNVLRVMHDAGLTDAGEGRA from the coding sequence ATGAGCACCCGTGCCCGTGTGGCCGACCTGCTGCGCGACCACCCCGTCCTCGACGGCCACAACGACCTGCTGTGGGCCGCCCGCGAGCTGGTCGGCTACGACTTCGACCGCCTCGAGCTGACCGACTCCGCGGCGTGCCGCGGGATCGGCACCCACACGGACCTGCCGCGGCTGCGCCAGGGCGGCGTCGGCGCCCAGTTCTGGTCGGTGTTCGTGCCGGCGACCCTGGCCGGTGACGCCGCCGTGGTGGCGACGCTCGAGCAGGTCGACGCCGCGCACACCATGATCGGGCGGTACGCCGACGCGCTGGCCCTCGCGACCACGGTCGAGGACGTCGAGCGGGCCTGGCGGTCGGGCCGGGTGGCGAGCCTGATGGGCGCCGAGGGCGGCCACCAGATCGGCGGGTCGCTCGGGACGCTGCGGATGCTGCACCGGCTGGGTGTGCGCTACCTGACGCTGACCCACAACGACAACGTGCCGTGGGCCGACTCGGCGACCGACGAGCCGGTGCTGGGCGGGCTGTCGGACCTCGGTCGCGAGGTGGTCGCCGAGATGAACCGGATCGGGGTGCTGGTCGACCTCAGCCACACCTCGGCCGACACCATGCGCGACGCCCTCGACACCACCACGCAGCCGGTCGTGTTCAGCCACTCCTCGGCCCGGGCGGTGACCGACCACCCGCGCAACGTGCCCGACGACGTGCTGGGCCGGCTGTCCGGCAACGGCGGGCTGTGCATGGTCACCTTCGTGCCGCACTTCGTGAACCAGGGCGTCCGCGACTGGGACGCGGAGATGCAGGAGGCGCTGGCGCCGCACGGCTACGCGGCGTACTCCCCGGAGGAGGAGGCGCTCGAGTCCCGCTGGGCCGAGGAGCACCCGCCGCCGCGGGCGAGCGTCGCCGACGTCGTGGCCCACCTCGAGCACGTCCGCGAGGTCGCCGGGATCGAGCACGTGGGCCTGGGGGGCGACTACGACGGCGTCGGGATGCTGCCCGACGGGCTGGAGGACGTCACGGGCTACCCGGTGCTGCTGGAGGCGCTGGCCGAGCGCGGCTGGAGCGACTCCGACCTCGCCGCGCTCACCAGCCGCAACGTGCTGCGCGTGATGCACGACGCGGGGCTGACCGACGCGGGGGAGGGCCGGGCCTAG
- a CDS encoding NUDIX domain-containing protein — MARVEGIDDEFLSWPVVESRDLHRDAWVVALREDSVQRPGHPEEVLRRLVIEHPGAALVLAVDDQERACCIRQYRHAAGGVFTELPAGICDVEGEDPQVTAERELREEVELQAERWRHLLTLNPSAGITTELHHIYLATGLSYADRGDFELHGEEAELETVWVPVDELIDAVLEGRIAESPMAAAVLAYDALRRRGRL, encoded by the coding sequence GTGGCGCGCGTCGAGGGCATCGACGACGAGTTCCTGTCGTGGCCGGTGGTGGAGTCCCGTGACCTCCACCGCGACGCCTGGGTGGTGGCCCTGCGCGAGGACAGCGTGCAGCGGCCCGGTCACCCCGAGGAGGTGCTGCGCCGCCTGGTGATCGAGCACCCGGGGGCCGCGCTCGTGCTGGCCGTCGACGACCAGGAGCGGGCCTGCTGCATCCGGCAGTACCGCCACGCCGCCGGCGGCGTCTTCACCGAGCTCCCGGCCGGCATCTGCGACGTCGAGGGCGAGGACCCCCAGGTCACCGCCGAGCGCGAGCTGCGCGAGGAGGTCGAGCTGCAGGCCGAGCGCTGGCGCCACCTGCTCACCCTCAACCCCTCGGCCGGCATCACCACCGAGCTGCACCACATCTACCTCGCCACCGGCCTGTCGTACGCCGACCGCGGCGACTTCGAGCTGCACGGCGAGGAGGCGGAGCTGGAGACCGTCTGGGTCCCCGTCGACGAGCTCATCGACGCCGTCCTCGAGGGCCGGATCGCCGAGTCGCCGATGGCGGCCGCCGTCCTGGCGTACGACGCGCTGCGGCGCCGCGGGCGGCTCTGA
- a CDS encoding CTP synthase, with product MVARQQTKHVFVTGGVASSLGKGLTASSLGRLLRSRGMSVTMQKLDPYLNVDPGTMNPFQHGEVFVTNDGAETDLDIGHYERFLDTDLNQIANVTTGQVYSSVIAKERRGDYLGDTVQVIPHITNEIKDRVLAMGGDDIDVVITEVGGTVGDIESLPFLEAARQVRHEIGRDNVFFLHVSLVPWIGPSGELKTKPTQHSVAALRSIGIQPDAIVCRADREIPASVKRKISLMCDVDEEAVVTAADAPSIYDIPKVLHREGLDAYLVRRLNLPFRDVDWTLWDDLLRRVHHPNEEVTIGLVGKYVDLPDAYLSVVEALRAGGFAHEAKVTIEWIPSDECATPEGAARALAELDAICVPGGFGIRGIEGKLGALTYARTHKVPTLGLCLGLQCMVIEYARSVAGLTGAASSEFDPQVSEPVIATMAEQHAFVDGAGDLGGTMRLGLYPADLREGSVVRAAYGEARVEERHRHRYEVNNSYRDQLEDAGLVFSGTSPDATLVEFVELPAEVHPFYVSTQAHPELKSRPTRPHPLFAGLVGAAIQRQRELLIPIDESALRRRWVPDATDSPAQPVEA from the coding sequence TTGGTAGCCAGGCAGCAGACCAAGCACGTCTTCGTCACCGGCGGCGTCGCGTCGTCCCTCGGCAAGGGCCTGACCGCCTCCAGCCTGGGACGTCTGCTCCGGTCGCGGGGGATGTCGGTCACGATGCAGAAGCTCGACCCGTACCTCAACGTGGACCCGGGCACGATGAACCCGTTCCAGCACGGTGAGGTCTTCGTCACCAACGACGGCGCGGAGACCGACCTCGACATCGGTCACTACGAGCGCTTCCTCGACACCGACCTCAACCAGATCGCCAACGTGACGACCGGTCAGGTCTACAGCTCGGTCATCGCCAAGGAGCGCCGCGGCGACTACCTCGGCGACACCGTGCAGGTGATCCCGCACATCACCAACGAGATCAAGGACCGCGTCCTGGCCATGGGCGGCGACGACATCGACGTCGTCATCACCGAGGTCGGCGGCACCGTGGGCGACATCGAGTCGCTGCCCTTCCTCGAGGCCGCGCGCCAGGTGCGCCACGAGATCGGCCGCGACAACGTCTTCTTCCTGCACGTCTCGCTGGTCCCGTGGATCGGGCCCTCGGGCGAGCTCAAGACCAAGCCGACCCAGCACTCCGTGGCCGCGCTGCGCTCCATCGGCATCCAGCCCGACGCGATCGTGTGCCGGGCCGACCGGGAGATCCCCGCGTCGGTCAAGCGCAAGATCTCGCTGATGTGCGACGTCGACGAGGAGGCCGTGGTGACCGCGGCCGACGCACCCTCGATCTACGACATCCCCAAGGTGCTGCACCGCGAGGGCCTCGACGCCTACCTGGTCCGCCGCCTCAACCTGCCCTTCCGCGACGTCGACTGGACGCTGTGGGACGACCTGCTGCGCCGGGTCCACCACCCCAACGAGGAGGTGACCATCGGTCTGGTCGGCAAGTACGTCGACCTGCCCGACGCCTACCTCTCGGTCGTCGAGGCGCTGCGCGCCGGTGGCTTCGCCCACGAGGCCAAGGTCACCATCGAGTGGATCCCCTCCGACGAGTGCGCCACCCCGGAGGGGGCCGCCCGGGCGCTCGCCGAGCTCGACGCCATCTGCGTGCCCGGCGGCTTCGGCATCCGCGGCATCGAGGGCAAGCTCGGCGCCCTGACGTACGCCCGGACCCACAAGGTGCCCACGCTCGGGCTCTGCCTGGGCCTGCAGTGCATGGTCATCGAGTACGCCCGCAGCGTCGCCGGCCTCACCGGGGCCGCGTCGAGCGAGTTCGACCCGCAGGTCAGCGAGCCGGTCATCGCCACGATGGCCGAGCAGCACGCCTTCGTCGACGGCGCCGGCGACCTCGGCGGCACCATGCGGCTGGGCCTCTACCCGGCCGACCTGCGCGAGGGCAGCGTGGTGCGGGCGGCGTACGGCGAGGCGCGCGTCGAAGAGCGCCACCGCCACCGCTACGAGGTCAACAACTCCTACCGCGACCAGCTCGAGGACGCCGGCCTGGTCTTCTCCGGCACCTCCCCGGACGCCACGCTGGTGGAGTTCGTCGAGCTGCCCGCCGAGGTGCACCCGTTCTACGTCTCGACGCAGGCCCACCCCGAGCTCAAGTCGCGTCCGACGCGGCCGCACCCGCTGTTCGCCGGCCTCGTCGGCGCGGCCATCCAGCGCCAGCGCGAGCTGCTCATCCCGATCGACGAGAGCGCGCTGCGTCGCCGCTGGGTGCCCGACGCGACCGACTCGCCGGCGCAGCCGGTCGAGGCCTAG
- the recN gene encoding DNA repair protein RecN — protein MIEEIRISSLGVIDESVLELGPGLSVITGETGAGKTMLVTALGLLLGGRADSGSVRTGSRAARVEGVVRAGPEVAAVTDEHGGEVEDGTVLLARQVSAEGRSRAFLGGVSVPASALGRVGSLLVAVHGQSDQHRLLRPEAQRDALDDYAGAPLDALLAPYREHHARLLAVEAELREVLGSARERAREADVLRLGLDEIEAVGPAPGEEVTLAADETRLGFADTLQAAAETAREALSSDQDAPDALGTVSAARRALESVRELDPDAAALADRVAEVSYLLADVAADVAGYSSAVETDPARLAAVSERRAALSSLTRKYGETAEEVLAWAAEASQRLLLLDGSDDRVEELRAERADLRTRLAEEAAGLSALRRDAATRLAASVTAELDALSMPHARFEVALDRTPDERGLVLDGTGWRFGPAGVDDVELLLAANTGSEPRPLTRGASGGELSRVMLAIEVSLADTRPVPTFVFDEVDAGVGGKAAVEIGRRLAALARRSQVLVVTHLPQVAAFADRHVVVRKSSDGSVTTSGLEVLDDSSRVRELSRMLAGLESSDTAMAHAQELLDVAQASRG, from the coding sequence GTGATCGAGGAGATCCGGATCAGCTCGCTCGGCGTCATCGACGAGTCGGTGCTCGAGCTCGGCCCCGGCCTGAGCGTCATCACCGGTGAGACCGGCGCCGGCAAGACCATGCTGGTGACGGCCCTCGGGCTGCTGCTGGGCGGCCGCGCCGACAGCGGCTCGGTCCGCACCGGCTCGCGCGCCGCCCGGGTCGAGGGAGTCGTGCGGGCGGGACCCGAGGTGGCCGCCGTGACCGACGAGCACGGCGGCGAGGTCGAGGACGGCACGGTGCTGCTGGCCCGCCAGGTCTCCGCCGAGGGCCGTTCGCGCGCCTTCCTGGGCGGGGTCTCGGTGCCGGCCTCGGCGCTGGGGCGCGTGGGGTCGCTGCTGGTCGCCGTGCACGGCCAGTCCGACCAGCACCGGCTGCTGCGGCCCGAGGCGCAGCGCGACGCGCTCGACGACTACGCCGGCGCGCCGCTGGACGCGCTGCTCGCGCCCTACCGCGAGCACCACGCCCGGCTGCTGGCCGTGGAGGCCGAGCTGCGCGAGGTGCTCGGCTCGGCCCGGGAGCGTGCTCGCGAGGCCGACGTGCTGCGCCTGGGACTCGACGAGATCGAGGCCGTGGGTCCGGCGCCGGGGGAGGAGGTCACCCTGGCCGCCGACGAGACCCGGCTCGGCTTCGCCGACACCCTGCAGGCCGCCGCGGAGACCGCGCGCGAGGCGCTCTCCTCCGACCAGGACGCCCCCGACGCGCTCGGCACCGTCAGCGCGGCCCGACGGGCGCTGGAGAGCGTGCGCGAGCTCGACCCGGACGCCGCCGCGCTGGCCGACCGGGTCGCCGAGGTCAGCTACCTGCTCGCCGACGTCGCTGCCGACGTCGCGGGCTACTCCAGCGCGGTCGAGACCGACCCGGCCCGGCTGGCCGCGGTCTCGGAGCGCCGGGCCGCGCTGTCCTCGCTGACCCGCAAGTACGGCGAGACCGCCGAGGAGGTCCTCGCCTGGGCGGCCGAGGCCTCGCAGCGGCTGCTGCTCCTCGACGGCTCCGACGACCGGGTCGAGGAGCTGCGTGCCGAGCGGGCCGACCTGCGGACCCGGTTGGCCGAGGAGGCAGCGGGTCTGAGCGCGCTGCGGCGCGACGCCGCGACCCGCCTGGCCGCCTCCGTCACCGCCGAGCTGGACGCCCTGTCGATGCCGCACGCGCGCTTCGAGGTCGCCCTCGACCGGACCCCCGACGAGCGCGGCCTCGTCCTCGACGGCACCGGGTGGCGCTTCGGCCCCGCCGGCGTCGACGACGTCGAGCTGCTGCTCGCCGCCAACACCGGGTCGGAGCCCCGGCCGCTCACCCGTGGCGCCTCGGGCGGCGAGCTCTCCCGCGTGATGCTCGCCATCGAGGTCTCGCTCGCCGACACCCGCCCGGTGCCGACCTTCGTCTTCGACGAGGTGGACGCGGGCGTGGGCGGCAAGGCGGCCGTGGAGATCGGCCGCCGGCTGGCCGCGCTGGCCCGGCGCTCCCAGGTGCTGGTGGTGACCCACCTGCCGCAGGTCGCGGCGTTCGCAGACCGCCACGTCGTGGTCCGCAAGAGCAGCGACGGCAGCGTCACGACCTCCGGCCTCGAGGTGCTCGACGACTCCAGCCGGGTGCGCGAGCTGTCGCGGATGCTCGCCGGCCTGGAGTCCTCGGACACCGCGATGGCCCACGCGCAGGAGCTGCTCGACGTCGCGCAGGCCTCCCGGGGCTGA